Proteins found in one Haloferax litoreum genomic segment:
- a CDS encoding CapA family protein yields MTETLRLGFTGDVMFGRFVNQRQEHRPPHAVWGSMRERLDSLDGLFVNLECCLSTRGRQWTLTPHPFHFRADPDWARPALQDVGVTWATLANNHVLDYGQDALEDTFSALEAGGIPYTGAGRTETHAWEPSHVVVDGLDVSLVAFTDNTPEFAADGDSPGTAYVDIDPNDEACLERVKTTLERAREENPDVLVVSMHWGPNMREYPPESFRAFAHWLVDSGVDIVHGHSAHVFQGVEVYDESLILYDTGDFVDDYAVDPVLRNDRSFLFEIEVSPTGSLFDLRMVPTKIAEFAVYRAFPTVAEWCRETMRRRSAEFGTQFDVEDEALVVHVGGQ; encoded by the coding sequence GTGACCGAGACGCTCAGACTCGGGTTCACGGGCGACGTGATGTTCGGCCGATTCGTGAACCAGCGACAGGAGCATCGGCCTCCGCACGCGGTGTGGGGTTCGATGCGAGAACGACTCGATTCACTCGACGGCCTCTTCGTCAACCTCGAATGTTGCCTCTCGACGCGAGGCAGGCAGTGGACGCTCACACCCCACCCGTTCCACTTCCGCGCCGACCCAGACTGGGCACGTCCGGCGTTGCAGGACGTCGGCGTTACGTGGGCGACACTGGCGAACAATCACGTCCTCGACTACGGACAAGACGCCCTCGAAGACACGTTTTCGGCCCTCGAAGCGGGGGGAATTCCGTACACCGGTGCGGGACGGACCGAGACGCACGCGTGGGAACCGAGTCACGTCGTCGTCGACGGACTCGACGTTTCGCTCGTGGCTTTCACCGACAACACACCCGAGTTCGCCGCCGACGGCGACTCACCGGGGACGGCGTACGTCGATATCGACCCGAACGACGAAGCGTGTCTCGAACGAGTAAAGACCACGCTCGAACGCGCCCGAGAGGAGAACCCGGACGTTCTCGTCGTGTCGATGCACTGGGGGCCGAACATGCGCGAGTACCCGCCGGAGTCGTTCCGCGCGTTCGCACACTGGCTAGTCGACTCGGGCGTCGACATCGTCCACGGTCACAGCGCACACGTGTTTCAGGGGGTCGAAGTGTACGACGAGTCGCTGATTCTCTACGACACCGGCGACTTCGTCGACGACTACGCCGTCGACCCAGTCCTTCGAAACGACCGGAGTTTCCTCTTCGAAATCGAGGTATCCCCGACGGGCAGTCTCTTCGACCTTCGGATGGTTCCGACCAAAATCGCCGAGTTCGCCGTCTATCGGGCCTTCCCGACGGTGGCCGAGTGGTGTCGAGAGACGATGCGGCGTCGGTCTGCCGAGTTCGGGACACAGTTCGACGTCGAAGACGAGGCACTCGTCGTCCACGTCGGCGGGCAGTGA
- a CDS encoding DUF5367 family protein: protein MATRSQVAAQTRLSVSETRVLLGIGLAIALVAGLVFRIVGQLVLDPANPLVVAAVFVLTVPSMWVLAVAIFRWRGLSGVEKREAAVLLVVPGMLVDAFSTALFSVVYPNMSLAAAGLFGGLLLLAYATVLVAGFLSR from the coding sequence ATGGCAACTCGCTCACAGGTCGCCGCACAGACACGACTTTCCGTGTCTGAGACACGGGTCCTCCTCGGTATCGGACTCGCTATCGCCCTCGTCGCAGGCCTCGTCTTCCGTATCGTCGGCCAACTCGTCTTGGACCCAGCAAATCCGCTCGTCGTGGCGGCCGTCTTCGTTCTGACCGTCCCGTCGATGTGGGTGCTCGCCGTCGCTATCTTCCGGTGGCGTGGTCTCTCTGGCGTCGAGAAACGCGAGGCAGCGGTTCTCCTCGTCGTCCCGGGGATGCTCGTCGACGCGTTCTCGACGGCGCTGTTTTCGGTCGTCTATCCGAACATGAGTCTCGCCGCTGCAGGCCTCTTCGGGGGACTCTTGCTCTTGGCGTACGCGACGGTTCTCGTCGCAGGGTTCCTCTCTCGATGA
- a CDS encoding Lrp/AsnC family transcriptional regulator, whose amino-acid sequence MGHRLDEIDRLILHALMADARGTSAPMIADEVSVSPGTIRNRIRQLEDAGVLTGYHANVDFEQTGHRFTNLFVCTAPVPERERLSKLVREISGVVNVRELLSGRGNIHVLAVGEDMNDVTRIGRELSNLGLEIEDENLVRRESFEPYSPFGPNERPGFGALADVVSLAGGSEVVELVVAEDAPIVGKTLGEVGDDDLLDDDVLVVSIERDDDVLTPRGGTTIEPDDVVTLLSRRGVSERTIQLFSSPDDSESTEE is encoded by the coding sequence ATGGGTCACCGCCTTGACGAGATTGACAGGCTTATCCTCCACGCCTTGATGGCCGACGCACGCGGTACCTCCGCACCGATGATTGCCGACGAGGTGAGCGTCTCTCCGGGGACGATTCGCAACCGCATTCGCCAACTCGAAGACGCTGGCGTCCTGACCGGTTACCACGCCAACGTCGACTTCGAACAGACCGGTCACCGCTTTACCAACCTCTTCGTGTGCACCGCACCGGTCCCGGAGCGTGAACGTCTCTCCAAACTCGTCCGCGAGATATCTGGCGTCGTCAACGTCCGCGAACTCCTCTCTGGCCGGGGCAATATCCACGTGCTCGCCGTCGGCGAAGACATGAACGACGTGACACGCATTGGCCGGGAACTGTCGAACCTCGGCCTCGAAATCGAAGACGAGAACCTCGTCCGCCGGGAGTCGTTCGAACCCTACAGTCCGTTCGGACCGAACGAACGGCCCGGGTTCGGTGCGCTAGCCGACGTCGTGAGTCTCGCCGGCGGGTCCGAAGTGGTCGAACTCGTCGTCGCCGAAGACGCCCCAATCGTCGGGAAGACACTCGGTGAAGTCGGTGACGACGACTTGCTCGACGACGACGTACTCGTCGTCTCTATCGAACGCGACGACGACGTGCTCACGCCTCGCGGCGGGACGACTATCGAACCGGACGACGTGGTCACCTTGCTCTCCCGACGCGGTGTCAGTGAGCGCACGATTCAGCTCTTCTCGTCGCCAGACGACTCCGAATCGACCGAGGAGTGA
- a CDS encoding pyridoxal phosphate-dependent aminotransferase, with translation MTHFSDRVERISISGIRKVFEAASEDAINLGLGQPDFPAPDHAREAAIDAINSGAADGYTENKGILSLREAIAEKHRRDQGINLDPDDVIATAGGSEALHIAIEAHVNQGDEVIIPDPGFVSYDALTKLAGGEPVPVALRDDLTLDPAAVEAALTENTAAFIVNSPGNPTGAVSPPEDIEEFARIADEHDVLCISDEVYEYTVFDGEHRSPVEYAETDNVVVVNSASKLFSMTGWRLGWVHGSSRRVERMVRVHQYVQACASAPAQFAAEAALTGPQDRIDEMTETFRERRDLVVEGLEDIGLHVPTPKGAFYAMPEVPEGFVDECIERGVIIVPGEAFGENGSGYARLSYATDTESLREAIEVMGEAYDAVV, from the coding sequence ATGACACACTTCTCCGACCGGGTGGAGCGCATCTCCATCAGCGGTATCCGCAAAGTGTTCGAAGCGGCGAGCGAGGACGCCATCAACCTCGGTCTGGGGCAACCGGACTTCCCCGCGCCGGACCACGCACGGGAGGCAGCAATCGACGCCATCAACTCGGGTGCGGCCGACGGCTACACCGAGAACAAAGGAATTCTGAGTCTCCGCGAAGCAATCGCCGAGAAACACCGCCGCGACCAGGGCATCAACCTCGACCCGGACGACGTCATCGCCACCGCGGGTGGGAGCGAAGCGCTCCACATCGCCATCGAGGCCCACGTGAATCAGGGCGACGAGGTCATCATCCCCGACCCCGGATTCGTCTCCTACGACGCACTGACGAAACTCGCTGGCGGGGAACCCGTCCCGGTGGCACTCCGCGACGACCTGACACTCGACCCCGCCGCCGTCGAAGCGGCCCTCACCGAGAACACCGCCGCGTTCATCGTGAACAGTCCCGGAAACCCGACGGGTGCCGTCTCACCGCCGGAAGACATCGAGGAGTTCGCCCGCATCGCCGACGAACACGACGTGCTCTGCATCTCCGACGAAGTGTACGAGTACACCGTCTTCGACGGCGAACACCGCTCACCTGTCGAGTACGCCGAGACGGACAACGTCGTCGTCGTCAACTCGGCGTCGAAACTCTTCTCGATGACTGGATGGCGACTCGGGTGGGTCCACGGGTCGTCGCGTCGGGTCGAACGCATGGTCCGCGTCCACCAGTACGTCCAAGCGTGTGCGTCGGCACCGGCACAGTTCGCCGCCGAAGCGGCACTGACTGGCCCACAGGACCGCATCGACGAGATGACCGAGACGTTCCGCGAACGACGTGACCTCGTCGTCGAGGGCCTCGAAGACATCGGTCTGCACGTCCCCACACCGAAGGGTGCCTTCTACGCGATGCCCGAAGTCCCCGAAGGCTTCGTCGACGAGTGCATCGAGCGCGGCGTCATCATCGTCCCCGGCGAGGCGTTCGGCGAGAACGGGTCGGGGTACGCCCGCCTCTCGTACGCGACGGACACCGAGTCCCTCCGCGAGGCTATCGAGGTCATGGGCGAAGCGTACGACGCCGTCGTCTGA
- a CDS encoding ABC transporter substrate-binding protein, whose protein sequence is MTEAPRPTSTTRRRFLQTTGLAATAGLAGCLGGSGGSSLDELNVAYMPIYPDMQYFVMQEEGLFDELSVPVSGKKFSDGPSIVQASAKGDFDVMMFGIVPAMIVVDKGIPAKITAANIKNAMQILATDEFAALYDEHGKAAFTKFEEENGRKFTFGTFPPGSVPDILLRYWVQNTLGLDPEEDVNIKGLGGAAAVQQALLSNKIDGTSIMEPVPTVVDANDAPFQSIAWAGDFMPGQPAAVTLMHDRLREENREVASEFVRLHQEATQFVADNPQTAAEHASTVIGESALPVDTARAALDSPASDFITNPHDIEGGAEIFADYAQTLGKTEAQLTVDELFDYGIYDSL, encoded by the coding sequence ATGACAGAGGCACCACGACCGACTTCGACGACCCGCAGACGATTCTTGCAGACCACCGGTCTCGCCGCAACCGCCGGGCTTGCAGGGTGTCTCGGCGGGTCTGGTGGGAGCAGTCTCGACGAACTCAATGTCGCCTACATGCCCATCTACCCCGACATGCAGTACTTCGTGATGCAAGAAGAGGGGTTGTTCGACGAACTCTCCGTCCCGGTGTCGGGCAAGAAGTTCTCCGACGGCCCGAGCATCGTCCAAGCCTCGGCGAAGGGCGACTTCGACGTGATGATGTTCGGCATCGTCCCGGCGATGATTGTCGTCGACAAGGGAATCCCCGCGAAGATAACCGCGGCGAACATCAAGAACGCGATGCAGATTCTCGCCACCGACGAGTTCGCCGCGCTGTACGACGAACACGGAAAAGCGGCGTTCACGAAGTTCGAGGAAGAAAACGGCCGCAAGTTCACCTTCGGTACCTTCCCACCGGGGTCGGTCCCCGACATCCTGCTTCGATACTGGGTCCAGAACACGCTCGGCCTCGACCCAGAAGAGGACGTGAACATCAAGGGCCTCGGCGGGGCGGCGGCAGTCCAACAGGCCCTCCTCTCGAACAAGATAGACGGCACGAGCATCATGGAACCCGTGCCGACGGTGGTCGACGCCAACGATGCACCCTTCCAGTCAATCGCGTGGGCCGGCGACTTCATGCCCGGCCAACCGGCGGCGGTCACGCTCATGCACGACCGACTCCGCGAAGAGAACCGCGAGGTTGCAAGCGAGTTCGTTCGACTCCATCAGGAAGCGACGCAGTTCGTCGCCGACAACCCGCAGACGGCCGCCGAACACGCGAGCACGGTCATCGGTGAGAGCGCACTGCCGGTCGACACCGCTCGTGCAGCGCTCGATTCGCCCGCGTCGGATTTCATCACGAACCCCCACGACATCGAAGGTGGCGCAGAGATTTTCGCCGACTACGCGCAGACGCTCGGCAAGACCGAGGCGCAGTTGACCGTGGACGAACTGTTCGACTACGGTATCTACGACTCGCTATGA
- a CDS encoding ABC transporter permease: MSNDEVGTGVVLGETDERLLDRLAAFSSEQTGLAAAGFAGFLAIWYVAALFQPTYLLPSPVEVAAAFVTELTAPATLGIPFTGVELPATRLLAKLVQSLYHYVPGLLIGTTLGITAGIAMGWNDRVDSVFTPVTRILRPIPPLAWIGFAVIWLGVNHRGATFIVAIGSFWINFYSAYGGVEGVSNDLKEVAATLGVDDDLTMIRKVVVPAASPSIMTGIRTSIGQCWMIVVAAELIVGVGVGYEILNTAQNLAMDVSVAYMLVISLVFLVSDGLFRRVERRVLEWRA, encoded by the coding sequence ATGAGCAACGACGAAGTCGGCACCGGCGTCGTCCTCGGGGAGACCGACGAGCGACTACTCGACCGACTCGCGGCGTTCTCCTCCGAGCAGACGGGCCTCGCGGCCGCCGGTTTCGCTGGCTTCCTCGCCATCTGGTACGTCGCGGCGCTGTTCCAACCGACCTACCTCCTCCCGTCGCCCGTCGAAGTCGCCGCGGCGTTCGTCACCGAACTCACCGCGCCGGCGACGCTCGGGATTCCGTTCACCGGCGTCGAACTTCCGGCGACGCGACTGCTCGCGAAACTCGTCCAGAGTCTCTATCACTACGTCCCGGGTCTCCTTATCGGGACGACGCTCGGCATCACCGCCGGTATCGCCATGGGATGGAACGACCGCGTCGATAGCGTGTTCACGCCCGTGACGCGCATCCTCCGACCGATTCCGCCGCTTGCGTGGATTGGTTTCGCGGTCATCTGGCTCGGCGTCAACCACCGCGGTGCGACGTTCATCGTCGCCATCGGGTCGTTCTGGATTAACTTCTACAGCGCCTACGGCGGCGTCGAAGGCGTCTCGAACGACCTCAAGGAAGTCGCCGCGACGCTCGGCGTCGACGACGACCTGACCATGATTCGGAAGGTCGTCGTTCCGGCCGCCAGTCCGTCTATCATGACCGGTATACGGACGAGTATCGGCCAGTGTTGGATGATTGTCGTCGCGGCCGAACTCATCGTCGGTGTCGGCGTCGGCTACGAGATTCTCAACACGGCACAGAACCTCGCGATGGACGTGTCTGTCGCCTACATGCTCGTCATCAGCCTCGTCTTCCTCGTGAGTGATGGCCTCTTCCGCCGGGTCGAACGGCGGGTACTGGAGTGGAGAGCATGA
- a CDS encoding ABC transporter ATP-binding protein — protein sequence MSEQLHAETTVAVESLGKTYESDRRTVEALADVDFTVDEGEFVCIVGPSGCGKTTLFRVIAGLEEATTGAVKLGGDPVTGPGTDRGMVFQEYGLFPWRTVAENVAFGLEEQGVEEPTRSARVDEMLRLVGLDGFADAYPRELSGGMKQRVGIARALAVDPELLLMDEPFGAVDAQTRDMLHGELLDIWAETDKTVLFVTHDVEEAVTLADRVVVMAANPGRVREIVSVDIERPRERTDPVFAEYVERIRGLIGE from the coding sequence ATGAGTGAACAACTGCACGCTGAGACGACTGTCGCAGTCGAATCGCTCGGCAAGACCTACGAATCCGACCGCCGAACCGTCGAAGCACTCGCCGACGTGGACTTCACCGTCGACGAAGGCGAGTTCGTCTGTATCGTCGGTCCATCTGGCTGTGGCAAGACGACGCTGTTCCGCGTCATCGCGGGCCTCGAAGAGGCGACGACTGGTGCGGTGAAACTCGGCGGCGACCCTGTAACTGGTCCCGGCACCGACCGCGGGATGGTCTTCCAGGAGTACGGCCTGTTCCCGTGGCGAACCGTCGCCGAAAACGTCGCCTTCGGCCTCGAAGAGCAGGGCGTGGAGGAACCAACGCGCTCGGCCCGCGTCGACGAGATGCTCCGTCTCGTCGGCCTCGACGGCTTCGCCGACGCCTACCCGAGGGAACTCTCCGGCGGGATGAAACAACGCGTCGGCATCGCTCGCGCCCTCGCCGTGGACCCCGAACTCCTCCTCATGGACGAACCGTTCGGTGCGGTGGACGCGCAGACCCGCGACATGCTCCACGGCGAACTCCTCGACATCTGGGCGGAGACGGACAAGACCGTCCTCTTCGTCACTCACGACGTGGAGGAGGCCGTCACGCTCGCCGACCGCGTGGTCGTCATGGCCGCGAATCCGGGCCGCGTCCGCGAAATCGTCAGTGTCGATATCGAGCGTCCGCGGGAGCGAACCGACCCCGTGTTCGCAGAGTACGTCGAGCGGATTCGTGGACTCATCGGGGAGTGA